From the Acidilutibacter cellobiosedens genome, one window contains:
- a CDS encoding AEC family transporter, whose product MKAVVTIIRQMGIMYILMFIGFIVYRKKIIDEKGSRQMANLLVWVINPLVMLMSYQMEFSMEKLKQLGISFALSLVSMIIGIIIAEIIFKDNGNIDKLAVSFANGGFIGIPLVTNILGAENVFFLSAYFVCFWVLNYTYGIYRISEDKSLVSLKKILGNPGIIAIIVGFLIFISPVKLPKIVYDAFNFIGNTNTPIAMIVLGTYIAESGLTTLFTNKRTYFICFIKLIVIPLIMVGIYKLLPSSLNDIKKVLLIAMSAPVAVTVSMFSQIYGKDYKYAAQLVGLSTLLSLVTIPLIMHIADIVW is encoded by the coding sequence ATGAAAGCTGTTGTGACAATTATAAGGCAAATGGGAATTATGTACATATTAATGTTTATTGGATTTATTGTATATCGAAAAAAAATAATTGATGAAAAAGGTTCAAGGCAGATGGCCAATTTACTTGTTTGGGTAATTAATCCGTTGGTTATGTTGATGTCATATCAGATGGAATTTTCTATGGAAAAGCTGAAACAGTTAGGTATTTCTTTTGCACTTTCTTTAGTTTCCATGATTATTGGCATCATTATAGCAGAGATTATATTTAAAGATAACGGAAATATTGATAAGCTTGCGGTTAGTTTTGCAAACGGAGGATTTATAGGTATTCCGTTAGTTACTAATATATTGGGGGCTGAGAATGTATTTTTTCTGTCTGCCTACTTTGTTTGTTTTTGGGTTCTAAACTATACTTACGGAATTTATAGGATATCGGAAGATAAGAGTTTGGTCTCATTAAAAAAGATACTGGGAAATCCGGGGATCATTGCAATAATTGTTGGATTTTTGATTTTTATTTCTCCGGTTAAACTTCCCAAAATAGTTTATGATGCCTTTAATTTTATCGGAAACACCAATACCCCTATTGCTATGATAGTTTTGGGTACTTATATTGCTGAATCCGGACTGACTACACTGTTTACAAATAAGCGCACATATTTTATTTGCTTTATAAAATTGATTGTAATTCCGCTGATAATGGTAGGAATATATAAGTTGTTGCCGTCTTCTTTGAATGATATCAAAAAAGTTTTGCTTATTGCCATGTCCGCTCCGGTTGCCGTAACGGTATCTATGTTTTCCCAAATATATGGGAAGGATTATAAATATGCCGCACAATTAGTTGGTCTGAGTACTCTGCTGTCGTTAGTAACCATTCCATTGA
- a CDS encoding non-canonical purine NTP pyrophosphatase — translation MKILYGTGNIAKINSMKNMLRNLEIEIISLNDVNLKVEKIYENGNSPLENAKIKAFAYYKVWGKPVFSCDSALYIDRMDFYHQPGVHVRRINGGELNDEEMIKYYTELASKAGGEVKAKYKNAICLILDEKKVFEYDGNDIAEEFIITSEPHKKRKRGFPLDSISKDIKTGKYYMDLSYYTESQKNMINGFRDFFIRSLVL, via the coding sequence TTGAAAATTTTATACGGAACAGGGAATATTGCAAAAATCAATTCTATGAAAAACATGCTGAGAAATTTAGAAATAGAAATTATTTCTTTAAATGATGTCAATTTAAAAGTAGAAAAAATATATGAAAATGGAAACAGCCCTTTGGAAAATGCTAAGATAAAAGCTTTTGCCTATTATAAAGTGTGGGGGAAACCTGTTTTTTCATGTGATTCCGCCTTGTATATAGACAGAATGGATTTTTATCATCAACCCGGCGTTCATGTAAGAAGGATAAATGGCGGAGAATTAAATGATGAGGAAATGATAAAATATTACACTGAACTTGCCTCAAAAGCAGGCGGTGAAGTAAAGGCAAAATACAAAAATGCAATATGCCTGATTTTAGATGAGAAAAAGGTCTTTGAATATGATGGAAATGATATTGCGGAAGAGTTTATCATTACTTCTGAACCACATAAGAAAAGAAAAAGAGGATTTCCTTTGGACTCAATATCCAAAGATATTAAAACAGGTAAATATTATATGGATTTATCTTATTATACCGAAAGCCAGAAGAATATGATAAATGGATTTAGAGATTTTTTTATAAGAAGTTTAGTTCTATAG